In Sporocytophaga myxococcoides DSM 11118, one DNA window encodes the following:
- a CDS encoding YciI family protein has protein sequence MKEFLLIFRADYKAMPKASPEEMQARTQSWMNWVAGIAAQGKLADRGNRLVNTGKVLKDDSVVSDGPYTEIKESILGYSVVKAASLEEATKLAHGCPVFSIGGNVEVREIDAL, from the coding sequence ATGAAAGAATTTCTATTGATCTTCAGAGCAGACTACAAAGCTATGCCTAAGGCATCACCAGAAGAGATGCAGGCAAGAACACAAAGTTGGATGAATTGGGTTGCAGGAATTGCAGCTCAAGGTAAATTAGCTGACCGGGGCAATCGATTAGTTAACACGGGAAAGGTGCTAAAAGATGACAGCGTTGTTTCAGACGGTCCTTATACTGAAATTAAAGAGTCAATTTTGGGTTATTCAGTTGTAAAGGCAGCTTCTTTAGAAGAGGCAACGAAACTTGCACATGGTTGCCCTGTATTCTCCATTGGAGGAAATGTAGAGGTAAGAGAAATTGATGCATTGTAA